From one Streptomyces mobaraensis genomic stretch:
- the metK gene encoding methionine adenosyltransferase translates to MSRRLFTSESVTEGHPDKIADQISDTILDALLKEDPTSRVAVETLITTGLVHVAGEVTTKAYAPIATLVRNKILEIGYDSSKKGFDGASCGVSVSIGSQSPDIAQGVDAAYEARVEGDEDELDKQGAGDQGLMFGYACDETPELMPLPINLAHRLSRRLTEVRKNGTIPYLRPDGKTQVTIEYDGNKAVRLDTVVVSSQHASDIDLDSLLAPDIREYVVEHVLKELVEDGIKLETEGYRLLVNPTGRFEIGGPMGDAGLTGRKIIIDTYGGMARHGGGAFSGKDPSKVDRSAAYAMRWVAKNVVAAGLAARCEVQVAYAIGKAEPVGLFVETFGTATVDTEKIEHAISEVFDLRPAAIIRDLDLLRPIYAQTAAYGHFGREHEDFTWERTDRVDALRKAAGL, encoded by the coding sequence GTGTCCCGCCGCCTGTTCACCTCGGAATCCGTGACCGAGGGTCACCCCGACAAGATCGCTGACCAGATCAGCGACACCATTCTCGACGCCCTCCTGAAGGAGGACCCGACCTCCCGGGTCGCCGTCGAGACCCTGATCACCACCGGCCTGGTGCACGTCGCCGGCGAGGTGACCACGAAGGCGTACGCGCCGATCGCCACGCTGGTCCGCAACAAGATCCTTGAGATCGGCTACGACTCGTCCAAGAAGGGCTTCGACGGCGCTTCCTGCGGTGTCTCGGTCTCGATCGGATCGCAGTCCCCGGACATCGCGCAGGGTGTCGACGCCGCGTACGAGGCGCGGGTCGAGGGCGATGAGGACGAGCTCGACAAGCAGGGCGCGGGCGACCAGGGCCTGATGTTCGGGTACGCCTGCGACGAGACGCCCGAGCTCATGCCCCTCCCGATCAACCTGGCGCACCGCCTGTCGCGCCGCCTGACGGAGGTCCGCAAGAACGGGACCATCCCGTACCTGCGCCCCGACGGCAAGACCCAGGTCACCATCGAGTACGACGGCAACAAGGCGGTCCGCCTGGACACCGTCGTCGTCTCCTCGCAGCACGCGTCCGACATCGACCTGGACTCGCTGCTCGCCCCCGACATCCGCGAGTACGTCGTGGAGCACGTCCTCAAGGAGCTGGTCGAGGACGGCATCAAGCTGGAGACCGAGGGATACCGCCTGCTGGTGAACCCCACCGGCCGCTTCGAGATCGGCGGCCCGATGGGCGACGCCGGCCTCACCGGCCGCAAGATCATCATCGACACCTACGGCGGCATGGCCCGCCACGGTGGCGGCGCCTTCTCGGGCAAGGACCCGTCCAAGGTCGACCGCTCGGCCGCGTACGCGATGCGCTGGGTCGCGAAGAACGTGGTCGCCGCCGGGCTGGCCGCCCGCTGCGAGGTGCAGGTCGCCTACGCGATCGGCAAGGCGGAGCCGGTCGGTCTGTTCGTCGAGACCTTCGGGACGGCCACGGTCGACACCGAGAAGATCGAGCACGCCATCTCCGAGGTCTTCGACCTGCGTCCGGCCGCGATCATCCGCGACCTGGACCTGCTGCGGCCGATCTACGCGCAGACGGCCGCGTACGGTCACTTCGGTCGTGAGCACGAGGACTTCACGTGGGAGCGGACGGACCGCGTTGACGCGCTGCGCAAGGCCGCGGGTCTGTAG
- a CDS encoding primosomal protein N', which produces MSSENGHPEPAPPQGEQLALIRETVRKAKKPRAKPRTWRGAALAKELPVAKVLVDKGPVHLDKLWDYAVPAELDADARPGARVRVRFGAGTRNVRDGRREGGGLLDGFIVERVPESDYRGPLAAIAQVLSPEPVLGPRLFALCRAVADRYAGSLADVLQLAVPPRHARIEGEPSGPLLPPPAAPDLGSWARYPTGPGYLEAVARGESPRAVWTALPGPHWADELARAAAAALASRRGALVVVPDGRAAARVDAALTALLGPGRHVLLTADTGPEERYRRWLAVNRGAIRAVVGTRAAMFAPVQDLGFVAIWDDADSSHAEQHAPQPHAREVLLLRAAQEKAAFLLGAFGCSVEAAQLVRTGWALPLAADRARVRAAAPLVRTVGDGDLARDEAARAARLPSLAWQVAREGLRHGPVLVQVPRRGYVPRLACERCREPARCGRCAGPLEARGADGALHCGWCGVEAVNWHCPECAGSRLRAQVVGARRTAEELGRAFPAVPVRTSGRDHVLDTVPGAPALVVATPGAEPVAEGGYAAALLLDGWALLGLPDLRAGEEALRRWLAASALVRGQEAGGTVVVVAEPTLRPVQALVRWDPAGHAVRELAERAELGFPPVSRMAAVSGPPEAVAEFLAAAELPEGADVLGPVPVPLPAAGRPRRPGDPPPGEHWERALVRVRPGRGAALAAALRTAQAVRLARRDGEPVRLRMDPPDIG; this is translated from the coding sequence GTGAGCAGCGAGAACGGGCACCCCGAACCAGCACCCCCGCAGGGGGAGCAGCTCGCGCTGATCCGCGAAACCGTGCGCAAGGCGAAGAAGCCGCGGGCCAAGCCCCGCACCTGGCGGGGTGCCGCGCTGGCGAAGGAGCTGCCGGTCGCGAAGGTGCTGGTCGACAAGGGGCCGGTGCACCTGGACAAGTTGTGGGACTACGCCGTGCCCGCCGAGCTGGACGCGGACGCCCGCCCGGGCGCCCGGGTGCGGGTCCGCTTCGGCGCGGGCACGCGCAACGTGCGGGACGGGCGCCGCGAGGGCGGCGGTCTGCTGGACGGGTTCATCGTGGAGCGGGTGCCGGAGTCCGACTACCGGGGGCCGCTCGCCGCCATCGCCCAGGTGCTCTCGCCCGAACCCGTCCTCGGCCCGCGGCTCTTCGCGCTCTGCCGGGCCGTCGCCGACCGCTACGCGGGCTCGCTCGCCGACGTGCTCCAGCTGGCCGTGCCGCCCCGGCACGCCCGGATCGAAGGGGAGCCGTCCGGCCCGCTGCTGCCCCCGCCCGCCGCGCCGGACCTCGGCAGTTGGGCCCGTTACCCGACCGGCCCCGGCTATCTGGAGGCCGTCGCCCGGGGCGAGAGCCCGCGCGCGGTGTGGACGGCCCTGCCCGGGCCGCACTGGGCCGACGAGCTGGCCCGGGCCGCCGCTGCGGCGCTCGCCTCGCGGCGCGGCGCGCTGGTCGTCGTCCCCGACGGGCGGGCCGCGGCCCGGGTCGACGCCGCGCTCACCGCGCTGCTCGGGCCCGGCCGGCACGTCCTGCTGACCGCCGACACCGGTCCCGAGGAGCGTTACCGGCGCTGGCTCGCGGTCAACCGCGGCGCGATACGGGCCGTTGTCGGCACCCGTGCCGCCATGTTCGCGCCCGTCCAGGATCTCGGCTTCGTCGCGATCTGGGACGACGCCGACTCCAGCCATGCCGAGCAGCACGCGCCGCAGCCGCACGCCCGCGAGGTGCTGCTGCTGCGCGCGGCCCAGGAGAAGGCCGCGTTCCTGCTCGGCGCCTTCGGGTGCAGTGTCGAGGCGGCGCAGCTCGTCCGTACCGGGTGGGCGCTGCCGCTGGCCGCCGACCGGGCCCGCGTCCGGGCCGCCGCGCCGCTGGTCCGCACGGTCGGCGACGGCGATCTCGCCCGGGACGAGGCGGCCCGTGCCGCCCGGCTGCCCTCGCTGGCCTGGCAGGTGGCCCGGGAGGGGCTGCGGCACGGCCCGGTGCTGGTCCAGGTGCCCCGGCGGGGCTACGTCCCCCGGCTCGCCTGTGAGCGCTGCCGCGAGCCCGCGCGGTGCGGCCGGTGCGCCGGCCCGCTGGAGGCGCGGGGCGCGGACGGCGCGCTGCACTGCGGCTGGTGCGGTGTGGAGGCGGTGAACTGGCACTGCCCCGAGTGCGCCGGATCCCGGCTGCGCGCCCAGGTGGTGGGGGCGCGGCGGACCGCCGAGGAGCTCGGCCGGGCGTTCCCCGCCGTCCCGGTCCGTACCTCGGGCCGCGACCACGTGCTGGACACCGTCCCCGGCGCCCCCGCCCTGGTCGTCGCCACACCGGGCGCCGAGCCGGTCGCCGAGGGCGGTTACGCCGCGGCGCTGCTGCTCGACGGCTGGGCGCTGCTCGGCCTGCCCGACCTGCGGGCGGGGGAGGAGGCCCTGCGCCGCTGGCTGGCGGCGTCCGCGCTGGTGCGGGGGCAGGAGGCGGGCGGCACGGTCGTCGTCGTGGCCGAGCCGACGCTGCGGCCGGTGCAGGCGCTGGTCCGCTGGGACCCGGCGGGCCACGCGGTGCGGGAGCTCGCCGAACGGGCGGAGCTGGGCTTCCCGCCGGTCTCCCGGATGGCCGCGGTCAGCGGGCCGCCGGAGGCCGTCGCGGAGTTCCTGGCGGCGGCGGAGCTGCCGGAGGGGGCCGACGTCCTCGGACCCGTCCCGGTGCCGCTGCCGGCCGCCGGCCGCCCCCGTCGCCCCGGCGACCCGCCGCCGGGGGAGCACTGGGAGCGCGCCCTGGTCCGCGTCCGCCCCGGCCGGGGCGCCGCCCTGGCCGCCGCTCTGAGGACCGCCCAGGCGGTCCGCCTCGCCCGCAGGGACGGCGAGCCGGTGCGGCTGCGGATGGACCCGCCGGACATCGGCTGA
- the fmt gene encoding methionyl-tRNA formyltransferase, with the protein MRLVFAGTPEVAVPALDALLASDRHEVVAVVTRPDAPAGRGRRMVASPVAERAEEAGIEVLKPNRPRDEDFLARLREIAPDCCPVVAYGALLPKAALEIPRHGWVNLHFSLLPAWRGAAPVQHAVMAGDEVTGASTFLIEEGLDSGPVYGVLTEQVRPTDTSGDLLTRLALAGGGLLAATMDGIEDGTLEAVPQPAEGISLAPKISVDDARIDWTAPALRCDRVVRGCAPAPGAWTVFRGERLKVMSLALAPERTDLAPGEIAAGKKSVHVGTGSHAVELQWVRPQGKKPMQAADWARGVRITAGEKLGDGPAA; encoded by the coding sequence ATGAGGCTCGTCTTCGCCGGTACTCCCGAGGTCGCGGTTCCCGCCCTCGACGCCCTGCTCGCCTCGGACCGCCACGAGGTCGTCGCCGTGGTCACCCGCCCGGACGCCCCGGCCGGGCGCGGCCGGCGGATGGTCGCCAGCCCGGTCGCCGAGCGCGCCGAGGAGGCCGGCATCGAGGTCCTCAAGCCGAACCGGCCGCGCGACGAGGACTTCCTCGCCCGGCTCCGCGAGATCGCTCCCGACTGCTGCCCGGTCGTCGCCTACGGCGCGCTGCTGCCCAAGGCCGCCCTGGAGATCCCCCGGCACGGCTGGGTGAATTTGCACTTCTCGCTGCTCCCCGCCTGGCGCGGCGCCGCCCCCGTGCAGCACGCGGTCATGGCCGGCGACGAGGTCACCGGCGCCTCCACCTTCCTCATCGAGGAGGGCCTCGACTCGGGACCCGTCTACGGCGTCCTCACCGAGCAGGTCCGTCCCACCGACACCAGCGGTGACCTGCTGACCCGGCTCGCGCTCGCCGGCGGCGGGCTGCTCGCCGCGACGATGGACGGGATCGAGGACGGCACCCTGGAGGCCGTCCCGCAGCCCGCCGAGGGCATCTCCCTGGCCCCCAAGATCAGCGTCGACGACGCCCGGATCGACTGGACCGCCCCCGCCCTGCGCTGCGACCGCGTCGTCCGCGGCTGCGCCCCCGCCCCCGGCGCGTGGACGGTGTTCCGCGGCGAGCGGCTGAAGGTCATGTCGCTGGCGCTCGCGCCGGAGCGCACGGACCTCGCGCCCGGGGAGATCGCCGCCGGGAAGAAGAGTGTCCACGTCGGCACCGGCTCGCACGCCGTCGAGCTCCAGTGGGTGCGGCCGCAGGGCAAGAAGCCCATGCAGGCCGCCGACTGGGCCCGCGGCGTCCGCATCACCGCAGGCGAGAAGCTCGGGGACGGCCCGGCGGCGTAG
- a CDS encoding RsmB/NOP family class I SAM-dependent RNA methyltransferase: protein MNDQQPPRRKNGRPAKPHRRPKKDPVRILAFEALRAVDERDAYANLVLPPLLRKAREKHEDFDARDAALATELVYGTLRRQGTYDAVIAACVDRPLREVDPPVLDVLSLGVHQLLGTRIPPHAAVSATVELARVVCGDGRAKFVNAVLRKVTAHDLDGWLERVAPPYEDDPEEHLAVVHAHPRWIVSALWDALGGSRAGIEDLLDADNERPDVTLVARPGRASAAELLTALGEDRALPGRWSPHAVRLVEGGEPGAIDAVREGRAGVQDEGSQLVALALAAAPIDGPDRRWLDGCAGPGGKAALLAALAAERGAALLAAERQPHRARLVGRALAGNPGPYQVVTADGTRPPWREGTFDRVLVDVPCTGLGALRRRPEARWRRRPEDVAGFGPLQRDLLHEALRSVRTGGVVGYATCSPHPAETRAVVQDVLKRDGVEAEWIDARPLLGGVPALGDGPDVQLWPHLHGTDAMYLALLRRTG, encoded by the coding sequence GTGAACGATCAGCAGCCGCCTCGCCGGAAGAACGGCCGCCCCGCGAAGCCGCACCGCCGGCCCAAGAAGGACCCGGTCCGGATCCTCGCCTTCGAGGCGCTGCGGGCCGTCGACGAGCGCGACGCGTACGCGAACCTGGTGCTCCCCCCGCTGCTGCGCAAGGCGCGGGAGAAGCACGAGGACTTCGACGCCCGCGACGCCGCCCTCGCCACCGAGCTGGTCTACGGCACGCTGCGCCGGCAGGGGACGTACGACGCGGTCATCGCCGCCTGCGTCGACCGGCCGCTGCGCGAGGTGGACCCGCCGGTGCTGGACGTGCTCAGCCTCGGCGTCCACCAGCTGCTCGGCACCCGCATCCCGCCGCACGCGGCCGTGTCGGCCACCGTCGAACTGGCCCGCGTGGTCTGCGGCGACGGCCGCGCCAAGTTCGTCAACGCCGTGCTGCGCAAGGTCACCGCGCACGACCTGGACGGCTGGCTGGAGCGGGTCGCCCCGCCCTACGAGGACGACCCCGAGGAGCACCTCGCCGTCGTCCACGCGCACCCGCGCTGGATCGTCTCCGCGCTGTGGGACGCCCTCGGCGGCAGTCGCGCCGGCATCGAGGACCTGCTCGACGCCGACAACGAGCGGCCCGACGTCACCCTCGTCGCCCGGCCCGGCCGGGCCTCCGCCGCCGAGCTGCTGACGGCGCTCGGCGAGGACCGCGCCCTGCCCGGCCGCTGGTCGCCGCACGCCGTCCGGCTGGTCGAGGGCGGCGAGCCCGGCGCGATCGACGCCGTGCGCGAGGGCCGGGCCGGCGTCCAGGACGAGGGCAGCCAGCTCGTCGCCCTCGCCCTCGCCGCCGCGCCGATCGACGGGCCCGACCGCCGTTGGCTCGACGGCTGCGCGGGACCCGGCGGCAAGGCCGCGCTGCTCGCCGCCCTGGCGGCGGAGCGCGGCGCCGCCCTGCTGGCCGCCGAGCGCCAGCCGCACCGCGCCCGGCTGGTCGGCCGCGCCCTGGCCGGCAACCCCGGCCCGTACCAGGTCGTCACTGCCGACGGCACCCGCCCGCCGTGGCGCGAGGGCACCTTCGACCGCGTCCTCGTCGACGTCCCCTGCACCGGCCTGGGTGCCCTGCGCCGCCGGCCCGAGGCCCGCTGGCGCCGGCGCCCGGAGGACGTGGCCGGCTTCGGGCCGCTCCAGCGCGACCTGCTGCACGAGGCCCTGCGGTCCGTGCGGACCGGCGGCGTCGTCGGTTACGCGACCTGCTCCCCGCACCCGGCGGAGACCCGGGCCGTCGTCCAGGACGTCCTCAAGCGCGACGGCGTCGAGGCCGAGTGGATCGACGCCCGCCCACTGCTCGGCGGCGTCCCCGCGCTCGGCGACGGCCCGGACGTCCAGCTCTGGCCGCACCTGCACGGCACGGACGCGATGTACCTGGCGCTGCTGCGGCGCACGGGCTGA
- the rpe gene encoding ribulose-phosphate 3-epimerase has product MTVQINPSILSADFARLADEAQAVKGADWLHVDVMDNHFVPNLTLGVPVVESLSRATSTPLDCHLMIEDPDRWAPRYVEAGAGSVTFHVEAAAAPVRLAREIRAKGARASMALKPATPIEPYEDLLPELDMLLIMTVEPGFGGQKFLDIMLPKIRRTRELISRHGLELWLQVDGGVSAETIERCAEAGADVFVAGSAVYGTDDPAAAVRSLRELAETATSAAPWACGH; this is encoded by the coding sequence ATGACCGTCCAGATCAACCCCAGCATCCTCAGCGCGGACTTCGCCCGCCTGGCCGACGAGGCGCAGGCCGTGAAGGGCGCCGACTGGCTCCACGTCGACGTGATGGACAACCATTTCGTCCCCAACCTCACGCTCGGGGTGCCGGTCGTCGAGTCGCTGAGCAGGGCCACGTCCACGCCGCTGGACTGCCACCTGATGATCGAGGACCCGGACCGCTGGGCCCCGCGGTACGTGGAGGCGGGCGCCGGGTCGGTCACCTTCCACGTGGAGGCCGCCGCCGCCCCCGTCCGGCTGGCGCGGGAGATCCGGGCCAAGGGGGCGCGGGCGTCGATGGCGCTCAAGCCCGCGACGCCGATCGAGCCGTACGAGGACCTGCTCCCCGAGCTCGACATGCTCCTGATCATGACCGTGGAGCCGGGCTTCGGCGGGCAGAAGTTCCTGGACATCATGCTGCCGAAGATCCGCCGCACCCGGGAGCTGATCTCCCGGCACGGTCTGGAGCTCTGGCTCCAGGTGGACGGCGGGGTCTCGGCGGAGACCATCGAGCGGTGCGCCGAGGCGGGCGCCGACGTGTTCGTCGCGGGTTCGGCCGTTTACGGTACCGATGACCCGGCGGCCGCCGTACGCTCACTGCGTGAGCTCGCGGAGACCGCCACTTCGGCCGCGCCCTGGGCCTGCGGGCACTGA
- a CDS encoding sugar-binding transcriptional regulator, translating to MGPAELVQAAAMARRFYLEGKSKIQIAEEFGVSRFKVARVLETALERDLVRIEIRVPAELDAERSDALRARYGLRHAVVVESPADAAEDAPDPENLGEVAAGLLGELVNEGDVLGLAWGRSTIHMAAALHRLPPCTVVQLTGVYDAGTAERGSVEAVRRAAQVSGGEAHPIYAPMLLPDPATAAALRGQTGIARAFEYFDKVTVAAVSIGSWEPGISTVYDMLSDEERTHYASLGAAAEMSAHLFDAEGRRIGRDLGERCITVEADRLRRIPEVVAIAGGARKAAAIGAVLRSGLVTSLVTDTAAADYLLTESAPGPRPALERADPDV from the coding sequence ATGGGGCCCGCCGAACTCGTGCAGGCGGCGGCCATGGCCCGCCGCTTCTATCTGGAGGGCAAGTCCAAGATCCAGATCGCCGAGGAGTTCGGCGTGAGCCGCTTCAAGGTGGCCCGGGTGCTGGAGACGGCGCTCGAACGCGATCTGGTGCGCATCGAGATCCGGGTGCCCGCCGAGCTGGACGCGGAGCGCTCCGACGCGCTGCGCGCCCGCTACGGCCTGCGGCACGCCGTCGTCGTCGAGTCCCCGGCCGACGCGGCCGAGGACGCCCCCGACCCGGAGAACCTGGGCGAGGTGGCCGCCGGACTGCTCGGCGAGCTGGTCAACGAGGGCGACGTCCTCGGCCTGGCCTGGGGCCGCTCCACCATCCACATGGCGGCGGCCCTGCACCGGCTGCCGCCCTGCACCGTCGTCCAGCTCACCGGCGTCTACGACGCGGGCACCGCCGAGCGCGGCTCCGTCGAGGCCGTCCGCCGGGCGGCCCAGGTCTCCGGCGGCGAGGCGCACCCGATCTACGCCCCGATGCTGCTCCCGGACCCGGCCACCGCCGCCGCGCTGCGCGGCCAGACGGGCATCGCGCGGGCCTTCGAGTACTTCGACAAGGTGACCGTCGCCGCCGTCTCCATCGGCTCCTGGGAGCCGGGCATCTCCACGGTCTACGACATGCTGTCGGACGAGGAGCGCACCCACTACGCGTCGCTGGGCGCCGCCGCCGAGATGTCGGCGCACCTCTTCGACGCCGAGGGCCGCCGGATCGGGCGGGACCTGGGCGAGCGCTGCATCACCGTGGAGGCGGACCGGCTCCGCCGCATCCCCGAGGTCGTGGCCATCGCCGGCGGCGCGCGCAAGGCGGCCGCGATCGGCGCGGTGCTGCGGTCGGGCCTGGTCACCAGCCTGGTGACGGACACGGCCGCGGCGGACTATCTGCTGACCGAGTCCGCCCCGGGCCCCCGCCCGGCGCTGGAGCGCGCCGACCCGGACGTCTGA
- a CDS encoding LysR family transcriptional regulator — protein MHRVHTRLDLNLLVALDALLEECSVTRAAERLGITEPAMSRALGRIRRAVGDPVLVRAGHAMQPTPHAVAVRAEVHALVQRARAVLAPAAGPALETLERTFTVVANDAVVTSVGDHLVSRLEARAPGVTVRFLAQLAGEGSRLREGVTDLEIGVLRSTAPEIRTEHLGRDRHVLAMRADNPLAEGELTVERIAAARHLQTSRHGRTGHPLDDALAETGHRRRVSATAPTYAATLLLLMGSRSFVSVIPWLHHRHTVETLGLTVRELPFALPPVNLSQAWHPRDDADPAHRWLRAQVREAVGTVLGPRDAQTSGSARSSAGRGPGADSVSR, from the coding sequence ATGCACCGCGTGCATACACGCCTGGATCTGAACCTGCTCGTGGCCCTGGACGCGCTGCTGGAGGAGTGCTCGGTCACCAGGGCCGCCGAGCGGCTGGGAATCACCGAGCCCGCCATGAGCCGCGCGCTCGGCCGCATCCGGCGGGCCGTCGGCGACCCGGTGCTGGTCCGCGCGGGGCACGCCATGCAGCCGACGCCGCACGCGGTGGCCGTCCGGGCGGAGGTGCACGCGCTGGTGCAGCGGGCCCGCGCGGTGCTGGCCCCGGCCGCGGGGCCCGCCCTGGAGACGCTGGAACGGACCTTCACGGTGGTCGCGAACGACGCGGTCGTCACCTCCGTCGGTGACCACCTGGTGTCCCGGCTGGAGGCCCGCGCGCCCGGCGTCACCGTCCGCTTCCTCGCCCAACTCGCGGGCGAGGGCTCACGGTTGCGCGAGGGCGTCACCGACCTGGAGATAGGGGTGCTCCGGTCCACCGCCCCGGAGATACGCACCGAGCACCTGGGCCGCGACCGCCACGTGCTCGCCATGCGGGCCGACAACCCGCTCGCGGAGGGCGAGCTCACGGTCGAACGGATCGCCGCCGCGCGGCACCTCCAGACGTCCCGGCACGGCCGGACCGGCCATCCGCTCGACGACGCGCTGGCGGAGACCGGCCACCGGCGGAGGGTCTCCGCGACCGCGCCGACCTACGCGGCGACACTGCTGCTCCTGATGGGCTCGCGGAGCTTCGTCTCCGTCATCCCCTGGCTGCACCACCGGCACACCGTCGAGACGCTCGGCCTGACCGTCCGCGAGCTGCCGTTCGCCCTGCCGCCGGTCAACCTCTCCCAGGCGTGGCACCCGCGCGACGACGCGGACCCGGCGCACCGCTGGCTGCGCGCCCAGGTCCGCGAGGCGGTCGGGACGGTCCTCGGCCCGCGGGACGCTCAGACGTCCGGGTCGGCGCGCTCCAGCGCCGGGCGGGGGCCCGGGGCGGACTCGGTCAGCAGATAG
- a CDS encoding MFS transporter has product MPDDIGRRRRVLVLLICCTSLLLVSLDGSAVNIALPALSAELHASMAGLQWIVDSYLLVLASLLMLAGSTADRIGRRRTFTAGLVVFTAGSLLCGFAPGLGWLVAFRVMQAVGGSMLNPVAMAIITNTFTDRAERARAIGVWGGVLGISMALGPVVGGALVDSVGWRAIFWINVPIGITAVVLCRRFVPESKASRVRRFDPVGQVLVVVLLASLVYAVITGREHGWASAPIVALFALAAVALVALIGYERRHAEPLIEPRYFRSVPFSGASVIGFCGVGALGGFLFVEPLYLQGVRGLSAVDAGLYTLPLAAMMLVAGPVSGRLVAARGPRLPLVVAGTAITLAALGLTRVGPDTPTLWLLVDHALFGLGFGLMNPPITTTAVTGMPAERAGMAAGMMSTARQVGQASGVAVIGTVVSAQLDGPVRTHFAAASHGGWWIVTACGVVVAVLGAVTTGPRARRTAAAAAVALAGEPVPERAGAGPAAGTEGGEAAGTEGGEAAGTDGGSGSVSSGSAQGRAQPPECGPAQGQGRLMNSAISPADSVPE; this is encoded by the coding sequence ATGCCGGACGACATAGGACGCCGACGGCGCGTCCTGGTGCTGCTGATCTGCTGTACGAGTCTGCTGCTGGTGAGCCTGGACGGCTCGGCCGTCAATATCGCCCTGCCGGCGCTGTCGGCCGAACTGCACGCTTCCATGGCGGGGTTGCAGTGGATCGTCGACTCGTACCTCCTGGTGCTGGCGAGTCTGCTGATGCTCGCGGGCTCGACGGCGGACCGCATCGGGCGGCGGCGCACGTTCACGGCCGGTCTCGTGGTCTTCACCGCCGGGTCGCTGCTGTGCGGCTTCGCGCCGGGGCTCGGCTGGCTGGTCGCCTTCCGGGTGATGCAGGCGGTGGGCGGGTCCATGCTCAACCCGGTGGCCATGGCCATCATCACCAACACCTTCACCGACCGCGCCGAGCGGGCCCGGGCGATCGGGGTGTGGGGCGGGGTGCTCGGCATCAGCATGGCGCTCGGGCCGGTGGTCGGCGGGGCGCTGGTGGACTCGGTGGGCTGGCGGGCGATCTTCTGGATCAACGTGCCGATCGGCATCACGGCGGTGGTGCTGTGCCGCCGCTTCGTCCCCGAGTCCAAGGCGTCCCGGGTGCGCCGGTTCGACCCGGTGGGGCAGGTCCTCGTCGTGGTGCTGCTGGCCTCCCTGGTGTACGCGGTGATCACCGGCCGGGAGCACGGCTGGGCGTCGGCGCCGATCGTCGCGCTGTTCGCGCTGGCCGCCGTCGCCCTGGTGGCCCTGATCGGGTACGAGCGGCGGCACGCGGAGCCGCTGATCGAACCGCGCTACTTCCGCAGCGTCCCCTTCAGCGGGGCGAGCGTCATCGGGTTCTGCGGGGTGGGGGCGCTGGGCGGGTTCCTCTTCGTCGAACCGCTCTACCTGCAGGGCGTCCGCGGCCTGTCGGCGGTGGACGCGGGGCTGTACACCCTGCCCCTCGCCGCGATGATGCTGGTGGCCGGGCCGGTGTCCGGACGGCTGGTGGCGGCCCGCGGGCCCCGGCTGCCGCTGGTGGTCGCGGGTACGGCGATCACACTGGCCGCCCTGGGCCTGACCCGGGTGGGCCCGGACACGCCCACGCTGTGGCTGCTCGTCGACCACGCGCTGTTCGGCCTCGGGTTCGGGCTGATGAACCCGCCGATCACCACGACCGCCGTCACCGGGATGCCCGCCGAACGGGCGGGCATGGCGGCCGGGATGATGTCCACCGCCCGGCAGGTGGGACAGGCGTCCGGGGTGGCGGTCATCGGCACGGTGGTCTCCGCGCAGCTCGACGGGCCCGTGCGCACCCACTTCGCCGCGGCCAGCCACGGCGGGTGGTGGATCGTCACGGCGTGCGGCGTCGTCGTCGCCGTGCTGGGGGCCGTGACCACCGGGCCGCGGGCGCGGCGCACGGCGGCGGCCGCGGCCGTCGCCCTCGCCGGGGAGCCCGTGCCGGAGCGGGCCGGGGCCGGTCCGGCCGCCGGTACGGAGGGTGGGGAGGCGGCCGGTACGGAGGGTGGGGAGGCGGCCGGTACGGATGGCGGCTCGGGGAGCGTGTCCAGCGGGTCGGCGCAGGGGCGGGCGCAGCCGCCGGAGTGCGGGCCAGCTCAGGGGCAGGGGCGACTCATGAACAGCGCGATTTCCCCTGCGGATTCCGTACCGGAATAA
- a CDS encoding GNAT family N-acetyltransferase, giving the protein MTHQEIICRPSGPEDDAAVAALDSSFTTDTVYEVTPSLSGSPDGFALRPVPVDPPVRKVFPDDEPDGDGDGGDDGDGGTGRRYAAFEGDVLCGFVATSYEPWNRRLTVEDIGVAPAYRGRGVGRALMERVHERARECGAGHVWLEVTNINAPAIRSYLRMGFSFCGMDTTLYSGTESAGEIALFMSRPCP; this is encoded by the coding sequence ATGACGCACCAGGAGATCATCTGCCGCCCGTCGGGACCGGAGGACGACGCGGCCGTGGCCGCCCTCGACAGCTCGTTCACCACCGACACCGTCTACGAGGTGACCCCCTCCCTCAGTGGTTCCCCTGACGGCTTCGCCCTCCGGCCGGTGCCGGTCGATCCGCCCGTGCGCAAGGTGTTCCCCGACGACGAGCCGGACGGCGACGGGGACGGCGGCGACGACGGGGACGGCGGCACCGGCCGCCGGTACGCGGCGTTCGAGGGCGACGTGCTCTGCGGCTTCGTCGCCACCTCCTACGAGCCGTGGAACCGCCGGCTGACCGTCGAGGACATCGGGGTGGCCCCGGCATACCGCGGGCGGGGCGTCGGCCGGGCCCTTATGGAACGCGTCCACGAGCGGGCCCGGGAATGCGGCGCGGGGCATGTGTGGCTGGAAGTCACCAACATCAATGCCCCTGCCATCCGTTCCTATCTCCGCATGGGTTTCTCGTTCTGCGGAATGGACACCACGCTTTATTCCGGTACGGAATCCGCAGGGGAAATCGCGCTGTTCATGAGTCGCCCCTGCCCCTGA